From the Daucus carota subsp. sativus chromosome 8, DH1 v3.0, whole genome shotgun sequence genome, one window contains:
- the LOC108197517 gene encoding FHA domain-containing protein At4g14490, whose amino-acid sequence MRWVAVHSIQRSRICVLVDQSLAYDCHGPGPFFFLYLSICVSISQTMGDLKLVIQKGPRQGETLEFRPGSIIRLGRVVRGNSVAIKDSGISTKHLEIQFESDLGKWVITDLGSSNGTVLNGSVIDVKVPVCLSNNDVVKLGEVTLILVKICDEVAVGKGIEGFGEVENVVEKPKPRRGRKKEIGGGKGNENVVAVEVNQGRQLRSRVTGNAINKEGGKFEDFGKQLESLAAVERKMHKGRGKKKVVKEEPEIEVEEDLVKALPELVLDRAVKESTINEFADMSRVDDVLEMKDIEQKEGSGVKNGDFNLQVEPDLEKMTLGEWFDFLEVYLPKKIHDETEELIFEMKERAKQFHEYSVQQKRAMGKGKSLMA is encoded by the exons ATGAGATG GGTAGCGGTCCACAGCATCCAACGATCCAGGATCTGTGTGTTGGTTGACCAGTCCCTGGCATACGACTGCCACGGACCTggaccctttttttttttatatctatcTATCTGTGTCTCTATCTCACAAACAATGGGAGACTTGAAGCTTGTAATTCAGAAAGGTCCCCGACAAGGCGAAACCCTAGAATTCCGACCCGGATCCATTATACGTCTGGGTCGAGTTGTCCGAGGCAACTCAGTCGCCATTAAAGACTCTGGTATCTCCACCAAACATCTCGAAATTCAGTTTGAAAGTGATTTGGGTAAGTGGGTCATCACTGATCTTGGTTCTTCTAATGGTACTGTTTTGAATGGTAGTGTGATTGATGTTAAAGTGCCTGTCTGTCTTTCGAATAATGATGTTGTTAAATTGGGCGAGGTTACTTTGATTCTTGTGAAAATTTGTGATGAGGTGGCTGTGGGAAAGGGGATTGAAGGGTTTGGGGAGGTGGAAAATGTGGTGGAGAAACCGAAACCACGGCGGGGGAGGAAAAAGGAGATTGGGGGTGGGAAGGGGAATGAGAATGTGGTGGCTGTTGAGGTGAATCAAGGGAGGCAATTGAGATCAAGGGTTACGGGGAATGCCATTAACAAGGAAGGAGGGAAGTTTGAGGATTTTGGGAAGCAGTTGGAGAGCCTGGCTGCGGTTGAGAGGAAGATGCACAAGGGTAGGGGGAAGAAGAAGGTTGTCAAGGAGGAGCCTGAAATAGAGGTTGAGGAGGATTTGGTAAAGGCTTTGCCTGAACTGGTTCTTGATCGTGCTGTCAAAGAGAGTACGATAAATGAGTTTGCTGATATGTCGAGAGTTGATGATGTTTTGGAAATGAAGGATATTGAGCAAAAGGAGGGGTCCGGGGTTAAAAATggtgattttaatttacaaGTGGAGCCAGATTTGGAGAAAATGACATTGGGGGAGTGGTTTGATTTTCTGGAGGTGTATTTGCCAAAAAAGATCCATGATGAGACAGAAGAGttaatttttgaaatgaaagaaaGAGCCAAGCAGTTTCACGAGTATAGTGTGCAACAAAAGCGTGCGATGGGAAAGGGCAAATCACTGATGGCATAG
- the LOC108197212 gene encoding OVARIAN TUMOR DOMAIN-containing deubiquitinating enzyme 3 isoform X3 produces the protein MKKVERYSVKKVTGDGRCLFRALVKGMAIHKGLSLNSREETENADELRTAVKEVICGKDNERTEYAEALMAITVEESLKRYCQRIGKSDFWGGESELLGWGGMEMRERVQILHGKCCKVLSKLCHQPIIVYIPAHEHAKGGYGSGFIPIAEYGVDYSKASWTGKAKKAVRLLYSGKNHYDLLV, from the exons ATGAAGAAAGTTGAACGTTATTCGGTTAAGAAGGTTACTGGTGATGGGCGGTGTTTGTTTCGTGCCCTG GTTAAAGGCATGGCAATCCACAAGGGCCTCTCTCTGAATTCTCGTGAAGAGACAGAGAATGCAG ATGAATTGCGGACAGCTGTAAAGGAGGTCATATGCGGTAAGGATAACGAACGCACAGAGTACGCAGAGGCATTAATGGCAATTACTGTTGAAGAGTCATTAAAACG CTATTGTCAACGCATTGGAAAATCAGATTTTTGGGGTGGAGAGTCAGAGCTACTG GGATGGGGTGGAAtggaaatgagagagagagtgcAGATTCTTCATGGTAAATGTTGTAAA GTACTGTCAAAGTTGTGTCACCAGCCGATCATTGTATACATACCTGCACATGAG CATGCAAAGGGAGGTTATGGGTCTGGTTTCATTCCAATTGCAGAGTATGGAGTTGACTATAGCAAGGCTTCTTGGACAGGCAAAGCTAAGAAAGCTGTGAGGCTTCTGTACAGTGGTAAAAATCATTATGATCTTCTTGTGTAA
- the LOC108197212 gene encoding OVARIAN TUMOR DOMAIN-containing deubiquitinating enzyme 3 isoform X2, giving the protein MVGNSSKETILEQLRHGFAKFELVSSPVPSVSSYSPVLNRTMSHSNYKNNLFFARIGGDGGGSPAMKKVERYSVKKVTGDGRCLFRALVKGMAIHKGLSLNSREETENADELRTAVKEVICGKDNERTEYAEALMAITVEESLKRYCQRIGKSDFWGGESELLVLSKLCHQPIIVYIPAHEHAKGGYGSGFIPIAEYGVDYSKASWTGKAKKAVRLLYSGKNHYDLLV; this is encoded by the exons ATGGTGGGAAATTCATCTAAAG AGACTATATTAGAGCAGCTGAGACATGGGTTCGCTAAGTTTGAGCTGGTCTCTTCCCCTGTGCCATCAGTTTCAAGCTATAGCCCTGTGCTTAATAGAACTATGAGTCACAGTAATTATAAGAATAATTTGTTTTTTGCGAGAATTGG TGGTGATGGAGGAGGTTCACCTGCAATGAAGAAAGTTGAACGTTATTCGGTTAAGAAGGTTACTGGTGATGGGCGGTGTTTGTTTCGTGCCCTG GTTAAAGGCATGGCAATCCACAAGGGCCTCTCTCTGAATTCTCGTGAAGAGACAGAGAATGCAG ATGAATTGCGGACAGCTGTAAAGGAGGTCATATGCGGTAAGGATAACGAACGCACAGAGTACGCAGAGGCATTAATGGCAATTACTGTTGAAGAGTCATTAAAACG CTATTGTCAACGCATTGGAAAATCAGATTTTTGGGGTGGAGAGTCAGAGCTACTG GTACTGTCAAAGTTGTGTCACCAGCCGATCATTGTATACATACCTGCACATGAG CATGCAAAGGGAGGTTATGGGTCTGGTTTCATTCCAATTGCAGAGTATGGAGTTGACTATAGCAAGGCTTCTTGGACAGGCAAAGCTAAGAAAGCTGTGAGGCTTCTGTACAGTGGTAAAAATCATTATGATCTTCTTGTGTAA
- the LOC108197212 gene encoding OVARIAN TUMOR DOMAIN-containing deubiquitinating enzyme 3 isoform X1, translating into MVGNSSKETILEQLRHGFAKFELVSSPVPSVSSYSPVLNRTMSHSNYKNNLFFARIGGDGGGSPAMKKVERYSVKKVTGDGRCLFRALVKGMAIHKGLSLNSREETENADELRTAVKEVICGKDNERTEYAEALMAITVEESLKRYCQRIGKSDFWGGESELLGWGGMEMRERVQILHGKCCKVLSKLCHQPIIVYIPAHEHAKGGYGSGFIPIAEYGVDYSKASWTGKAKKAVRLLYSGKNHYDLLV; encoded by the exons ATGGTGGGAAATTCATCTAAAG AGACTATATTAGAGCAGCTGAGACATGGGTTCGCTAAGTTTGAGCTGGTCTCTTCCCCTGTGCCATCAGTTTCAAGCTATAGCCCTGTGCTTAATAGAACTATGAGTCACAGTAATTATAAGAATAATTTGTTTTTTGCGAGAATTGG TGGTGATGGAGGAGGTTCACCTGCAATGAAGAAAGTTGAACGTTATTCGGTTAAGAAGGTTACTGGTGATGGGCGGTGTTTGTTTCGTGCCCTG GTTAAAGGCATGGCAATCCACAAGGGCCTCTCTCTGAATTCTCGTGAAGAGACAGAGAATGCAG ATGAATTGCGGACAGCTGTAAAGGAGGTCATATGCGGTAAGGATAACGAACGCACAGAGTACGCAGAGGCATTAATGGCAATTACTGTTGAAGAGTCATTAAAACG CTATTGTCAACGCATTGGAAAATCAGATTTTTGGGGTGGAGAGTCAGAGCTACTG GGATGGGGTGGAAtggaaatgagagagagagtgcAGATTCTTCATGGTAAATGTTGTAAA GTACTGTCAAAGTTGTGTCACCAGCCGATCATTGTATACATACCTGCACATGAG CATGCAAAGGGAGGTTATGGGTCTGGTTTCATTCCAATTGCAGAGTATGGAGTTGACTATAGCAAGGCTTCTTGGACAGGCAAAGCTAAGAAAGCTGTGAGGCTTCTGTACAGTGGTAAAAATCATTATGATCTTCTTGTGTAA
- the LOC108199632 gene encoding cysteine-rich receptor-like protein kinase 42 — protein sequence MAQCRNYLSTVDCLACFDAGVTQIRRKCDATMDGAHFIYQGCFLRYGIYNFYKEITFESPVLVCSYNHSVAEPTAFNSIAQELLTEIAAATPKIKNYFAAAKRQAFSSSTAPTVYAAAQCLETISPSDCRNCLARVYTDLQTCLPQPGGSSVEPGCFLRYSDRSFFADSNITNITPYTGGGSSSSRKTIIGIVGGLCFLFLIIASVLWYRFQKAKVAERGDLLQVTKLQGTIIYSYKDLKSATKSFSNDCKIGEGGFADVYKGIINNGDVVAVKKHVLTSKKAKEDFEGEVSLISNIHHRNVIRLLGCSHKGSELLLVYEYMENGSLDKFLYGEKQGTLTWKQRVEIILGIARGLAYLHEEFHLCIIHRDIKSSNILLDEGFQPKIADFGLARLTREDQSHLSTRYAGTLGYTAPEYAIHGHLTEKIDTYSFGIVVLKIISGLHCTDMKIDPVNGSLLEHAWKLYEDDKHLDLVDEKLDPNEYSREHVKKMVHLALMCTQSPASQRPPMSEVVALLNSEVLFEQSPLSMPTLV from the exons ATGGCTCAGTGCAGGAACTATCTCTCAACTGTGGATTGTTTGGCTTGCTTTGATGCTGGAGTCACTCAAATTAGACGTAAGTGTGATGCTACAATGGATGGAGCGCACTTTATATACCAAGGATGCTTCCTCAG GTACGGAATTTACAACTTCTACAAAGAGATAACATTTGAAAGCCCTGTATTGGTTTGTAGCTACAATCATAGTGTAGCCGAGCCAACTGCTTTCAATTCAATAGCGCAAGAATTATTAACAGAGATTGCTGCTGCCACACCAaagattaaaaattactttGCAGCAGCAAAAAGGCAAGCGTTCAGTAGCAGTACAGCACCAACAGTGTATGCTGCTGCCCAATGTCTGGAGACTATAAGCCCGAGTGACTGCAGAAATTGCTTGGCAAGGGTATATACAGACTTGCAAACATGTCTTCCGCAACCAGGGGGAAGTTCTGTAGAACCAGGTTGTTTTCTCAGATATTCTGACAGATCTTTCTTCGCTGATAGCAACATAACCAATATCACACCATACACAGGAGGAG GAAGTTCAAGCTCAAGAAAAACCATCATTGGAATTGTTGGTGGTTTatgctttcttttccttataatCGCTTCAGTTTTATGGTATCGTTTCCAGAAGGCGAAGGTAGCTGAAAGAG GTGATTTATTACAAGTAACCAAGCTGCAGGGTACAATTATCTACAGTTATAAAGATTTAAAATCAGCAACAAAGAGTTTTAGCAATGATTGCAAAATAGGAGAAGGAGGTTTTGCAGATGTATACAAG GGAATAATAAACAATGGAGATGTAGTAGCAGTAAAGAAACATGTTCTGACTtcaaagaaagcaaaagaagatTTTGAGGGTGAAGTTAGTCTCATAAGTAATATTCATCACCGGAATGTCATCCGATTACTGGGATGCAGTCACAAAGGATCAGAGCTACTCCTTGTCTACGAATACATGGAGAATGGAAGCCTTGATAAATTCTTATATG GTGAAAAGCAGGGGACTCTTACCTGGAAACAACGTGTTGAGATTATTCTTGGCATAGCTAGGGGCCTTGCTTATCTTCACGAAGAATTTCATTTGTGTATCATACATAGAGATATCAAATCTAGCAACATTCTACTCGACGAGGGCTTTCAACCAAAAATTGCAGATTTTGGGTTGGCAAGACTCACACGTGAGGATCAAAGTCATCTTAGTACTAGATATGCTGGCACATT GGGTTACACAGCACCAGAATATGCAATTCATGGACACTTGACGGAGAAAATTGATACCTACAGCTTCGGAATTGTTGTACTTAAAATCATAAGTGGCCTTCACTGCACTGACATGAAGATTGATCCTGTCAACGGTTCACTACTTGAACAT GCCTGGAAGTTGTACGAAGATGACAAGCATCTTGATTTGGTGGATGAGAAACTTGATCCAAATGAGTATAGTAGAGAACATGTTAAAAAGATGGTACATCTTGCCTTAATGTGCACTCAGTCGCCGGCTTCTCAGAGGCCACCAATGTCTGAAGTAGTTGCTTTGCTTAATAGTGAAGTTCTGTTCGAGCAAAGTCCATTAAGCATGCCAACATTGGTCTAA
- the LOC108197367 gene encoding ataxin-3 homolog, with protein MEGPINGGMLYHEVQESKLCAVHCVNTVLQGPFFSEFDLAALASDLDRTERQMMLGGAQSDAFVAEESHNVSLDGDFSIQVLQKALEVWDLQVIPLNSPVAEPAQIDPELEKAFICHLQDHWFCIRKVNGEWYNFDSLYAAPEHLSKFYLSAYLDSLKGFGWSIFLVRGNFPKECPISSSEASNVFGQWLLPEDAERIIKSCNTAQRTPDRTTRVQQQQDQFPQYGAESPSDAEDEDLKAAIAASLMDSLPATVAPKAETGASETENKDTVEKKHDD; from the exons ATGGAAGGCCCAATTAACGGCGGCATGTTGTATCACGAAGTTCAAGAATCGAAGCTCTGCGCTGTACATTGTGTAAACACAGTTCTACAAGGCCCTTTCTTTTCGGAATTCGATTTGGCGGCTCTCGCTTCCGATCTCGATCGCACGGAGCGGCAGATGATGCTCGGAGGAGCTCAGAGTGACGCGTTTGTGGCGGAAGAGTCGCATAATGTGTCGCTCGATGGCGATTTTAGTATTCAG gttTTACAAAAAGCTTTGGAAGTGTGGGATCTGCAAGTAATTCCTCTCAACAGCCCTGTGGCCGAACCTGCTCAGATTGACCCAGAGCTTGAGAAGGCATTTATTTGTCATTTACAAGACCATTGGTTTTGTATCAGGAAAGTGAACGGAGAGTGGTACAATTTTGATAGTCTCTATGCAGCGCCAGAGCATCTTTCCAAGTTTTACCTTTCAGCCTATCTTGATTCTTTAAAAGGCTTTGGCTGGAGTATATTTTTAGTGAGGGGAAATTTCCCAAAGGAGTGTCCCATTTCATCCTCAGAGGCTTCTAATGTTTTTGGGCAGTGGTTATTACCCGAAGATGCGGAGAGAATAATAAAATCCTGCAACACTGCACAAAGAACGCCTGACAGAACTACTCGAGTCCAGCAGCAACAGGATCAGTTTCCTCAATACGGAGCAGAATCACCCTCAGATGCAGAGGACGAAGATCTAAAAGCTGCAATAGCCGCAAGCTTGATGGATTCCTTGCCTGCAACAGTTGCTCCCAAAGCGGAAACTGGTGCCTCCGAGACGGAAAATAAGGACACCGTGGAGAAAAAGCATGATGACTGA
- the LOC108197745 gene encoding putative pentatricopeptide repeat-containing protein At1g12700, mitochondrial: MMILRVMRALGPLKSQLLLTRSSGNFTCCFHFHSVSRFSTNPNPNYIPYSSNPTHAGLQHLLREKSKVGFDKLDDALRVFDEMLLMKPLPTVIHFAQLLAALVKMKEYSVAVSLFRDMRVNSIPVNIVTINTIINCFCHLNHVDFAFSLLAGIIKHGFVPDVVTYTTLIRGLISQDMLQEAQLLFQNLIRFKLIQPDVVTYTTIIHGICKRGNPSVAVKLFKNMVKQGCKPNTVTYNTLIDCLCKYRLVDQALGLLHQMTRKGISPDVITYNSVIQGLCDFNRWHDVKQLLKEMDFRNISRNVFTYNILIDAYCKEGMIKDAEDVIEIMIQRGHCPDVVTYSALMEGYCLRGEVDKALAVFESMTREGILPDTHSYSILINGYCKKMKVDRAIDLFLQMPSEGLTPTIETYNTILQGFFHAGRHVEARKFFKEKMLLNEGLQLDRVTCAIIVNGLCENHYVREALSFFQMMECSGLVPDICIYTILIDGLSKNGQLKEARTLFNNLAAKGLRPDVKTYTMMIQAYCHGGLLDEANELLREMEANDCLPNDVTYNMLIRGCLHNKKYYEAGVFLDEMLGRCFAADASTASALLNLLEVQEPDPPLLALRDKYSP; this comes from the coding sequence ATGATGATTTTGAGAGTGATGAGGGCTTTGGGTCCATTGAAATCTCAGTTACTGCTTACACGTTCTTCAGGTAATTTCACCTGCTGCTTTCATTTTCATTCAGTTTCTCGCTTCTCcactaaccctaaccctaattatATCCCTTATTCCTCCAATCCAACTCATGCTGGACTTCAACATTTACTCCGTGAGAAATCTAAGGTCGGTTTCGATAAACTCGATGATGCTCTTcgagtgtttgatgaaatgctccTTATGAAACCTCTGCCTACTGTTATCCACTTCGCTCAACTATTAGCTGCCCTTGTTAAAATGAAAGAGTACTCTGTAGCTGTGTCTCTCTTTAGGGATATGCGTGTAAATAGCATCCCTGTTAATATAGTTACCATAAATACTATTATCAACTGTTTTTGCCATTTGAATCATGTCGATTTTGCCttttcattactggctggaatCATCAAGCATGGTTTTGTCCCTGATGTGGTTACTTATACCACTCTCATCAGGGGCCTTATTTCCCAAGATATGCTTCAAGAGGCTCAGCTTTTGTTCCAGAACCTCATCAGATTTAAACTTATTCAACCCGATGTTGTTACCTATACAACTATTATTCACGGCATCTGCAAGAGAGGGAATCCTTCTGTGGCTGTTAAGTTGTTCAAGAATATGGTGAAGCAAGGTTGCAAGCCTAATACTGTAACTTACAACACACTTATTGACTGTTTATGTAAATATAGGTTAGTCGATCAAGCATTGGGTCTTCTCCATCAAATGACAAGGAAAGGCATATCCCCAGATGTTATAACCTACAACTCAGTAATTCAAGGTCTGTGTGACTTTAATCGATGGCATGATGTCAAACAACTGCTCAAGGAGATGGATTTTAGGAACATTTCTCGAAATGTTTTTACTTacaatatattgattgatgcgtattgcaaagaaggaatgattAAAGATGCAGAGGATGTGATAGAGATAATGATTCAAAGAGGCCATTGTCCTGATGTAGTAACATATAGTGCACTCATGGAAGGATACTGCTTGCGGGGAGAGGTTGATAAAGCATTAGCAGTGTTCGAAAGCATGACGAGAGAGGGAATATTGCCTGATACTCATAGCTATAGTATCCTCATCAACGGATATTGTAAAAAGATGAAAGTGGACAGAGCAATAGATCTTTTTCTACAAATGCCCTCTGAAGGTTTAACCCCAACTATTGAGACTTACAATACTATATTGCAAGGTTTTTTTCATGCTGGAAGACATGTTGAAGCGCGCAAATTTTTTAAGGAAAAGATGTTGCTGAACGAAGGTCTTCAGTTGGATAGAGTGACTTGCGCTATTATAGTGAATGGTCTTTGTGAGAACCATTATGTTCGTGAAGCACTGTCCTTTTTTCAAATGATGGAATGCAGTGGGTTAGTTCCAGATATATGCATCTACACCATTCTGATTGATGGATTAAGCAAAAATGGACAACTTAAAGAAGCAAGAACTCTTTTTAACAACCTTGCTGCAAAAGGTTTGCGACCTGATGTCAAGACATACACAATGATGATCCAAGCATATTGTCATGGAGGGTTATTGGATGAAGCGAACGAACTATTGAGGGAAATGGAAGCTAATGATTGCTTGCCTAATGATGTCACATACAACATGCTAATCCGTGGTTGTTTACACAATAAGAAGTACTATGAAGCAGGTGTATTCCTAGATGAAATGCTTGGTCGCTGCTTTGCAGCAGATGCATCTACAGCATCTGCATTACTGAACTTACTTGAAGTGCAAGAACCGGATCCTCCTCTCCTTGCCTTGCGTGATAAGTACTCTCCATAG
- the LOC108197909 gene encoding F-box protein At4g19940, producing the protein MSNKSGAELVGFEFETDDLDYLMKRKASNNITEKEDDHSLLPEMYEEILVKLPAQYLYQDLRLVCKSWNNIISRKNFILDNFSRTKPVFLVQCDTLCRRSYCMEIDEQDLSYRMPEFGFDCVGRFKASCYGMLLMESRIAWNVREPELQVLNLVTKCCLTLPECPSGCAHKECGSGLGFDPCTNFFKVVHIYDMKVGFEIFTIGGSSNEWKTVPGPWKDLSKRSLLSSGWDDPVSVNGRFLHWNVLSYEYIVSMDVSDEKCIKIKLPYSVESFTDESEFNLVELGGYLACIYSASRTQMEIWILQDFQRKLWLKKHSVHAKMIISSINPVPSFTQICPVGCTSNGVVVFTHTKRQRRMYIYDMKRKAMKKHAAKTKIDKLIVHRSSLFRLQNGSCYKS; encoded by the coding sequence ATGTCAAACAAAAGCGGTGCTGAACTCGTTGGTTTCGAATTCGAAACTGATGATTTGGATTACTTGATGAAGCGCAAGGCTAGCAACAACATTACTGAAAAAGAAGATGATCATTCTCTCCTTCCAGAGATGTATGAAGAAATTCTTGTGAAACTCCCTGCTCAGTACCTTTACCAAGACCTTAGACTCGTCTGCAAATCATGGAACAATATAATATCTCGTAAGAACTTCATTCTCGACAACTTTTCTAGGACAAAACCCGTTTTCCTCGTACAATGTGATACCTTATGTAGACGATCCTACTGCATGGAAATCGATGAACAAGATCTTAGCTACAGAATGCCCGAATTTGGATTTGACTGCGTAGGGCGGTTTAAGGCCAGCTGTTATGGCATGCTCTTGATGGAATCCAGGATAGCATGGAATGTCAGGGAGCCAGAGCTACAAGTCTTGAATTTGGTGACCAAGTGTTGCTTGACACTCCCCGAGTGTCCTTCAGGCTGCGCGCATAAGGAGTGTGGATCAGGGCTTGGATTTGATCCGTGTACTAATTTTTTCAAAGTGGTGCACATTTATGATATGAAGGTAGGCTTTGAGATTTTCACAATTGGAGGTTCTAGTAACGAATGGAAGACGGTTCCTGGACCTTGGAAAGATTTATCTAAGCGGAGCTTGTTGAGCTCTGGATGGGATGATCCGGTGTCAGTAAATGGGAGGTTCTTGCACTGGAATGTTTTGTCGTATGAGTACATTGTTTCTATGGATGTGAGTGATGAAAAATGCATCAAAATTAAACTTCCTTATAGCGTTGAATCATTTACAGACGAGAGCGAATTTAATCTGGTAGAGCTAGGGGGATATCTTGCCTGCATATACTCTGCCTCGAGGACTCAAATGGAGATATGGATATTGCAAGATTTTCAGAGGAAGTTGTGGTTGAAGAAACATAGCGTTCATGCGAAGATGATCATATCATCTATAAACCCGGTGCCAAGTTTTACACAAATTTGCCCGGTTGGTTGTACAAGCAATGGAGTGGTGGTGTTCACGCACACTAAGAGGCAGAGGCGGATGTATATCTATGACATGAAGAGGAAAGCGATGAAGAAGCACGCGGCTAAGACTAAAATTGACAAACTCATAGTTCATAGAAGCAGCCTTTTCAGATTGCAGAATGGATCATGCTACAAAAGTTAA
- the LOC108197739 gene encoding reticulon-like protein B12: protein MGSSDRLFCRERNVHEILGGGLAADLMLWRHKNLNQGILIVALAAWVLFQRSGYTLISFVSAVLLLLFSVLFIWAKSAAIVNRPAPPLPDFYLSEETVSKAADFIRKHINALLSISQDIALGKDTQMFMRVFTYLLLISVIGCFMDFLTMAYISLFVVLTVPALYERYEDQIDKYVLMGYRKLMRLYVILNQKYICKVKPWIMEKQNLS from the exons ATGGGTTCATCGGATCGATTGTTTTGCAGGGAAAGAAATGTTCATGAGATCCTTGGAGGAGGACTGG CTGCTGATTTGATGCTATGGAGACATAAAAATCTGAATCAGGGAATACTGATAGTTGCTCTTGCGGCTTGGGTGCTGTTTCAGAGATCTGGATATACACTAATCTCATTTGTTTCTGCTGTTCTCTTGCTCCTGTTTTCGGTTCTTTTCATTTGGGCCAAGTCTGCTGCAATTGTAAACAG ACCTGCTCCACCTTTACCAGATTTTTACCTATCTGAAGAAACAGTGAGTAAAGCAGCAGACTTTATCCGAAAGCACATTAATGCTTTGCTCTCTATATCCCAGGATATTGCATTGGGTAAAGACACACAGATGTTCATGAGAGTTTTCACATACCTGCTCTTAATATCTGTGATTGGCTGCTTTATGGACTTCCTTACGATGGCCTACATTA GCCTTTTCGTTGTTCTTACAGTTCCAGCACTTTACGAGAGGTATGAAGATCAAATTGACAAATATGTGTTAATGGGGTACAGGAAATTGATGCGGTTGTATGTGATCCTCAACCAAAAGTATATATGTAAAGTTAAACCTTGGATTATGGAGAAACAAAACCTTAGTTGA